A window from Flavobacterium gyeonganense encodes these proteins:
- a CDS encoding TolC family protein — MTILLGYHTYSQSKLDGYIETGLKNNEIIKQHNFDINKSLYALKEAHSLFYPSVSLNANYTKAEGGRTIDIPIRDMLNSVYSTLNQLTNSNAFPALQNQSVLINPDNFYDAKIHTTMPLLNFEIIYNKRIKTQQNSLQKTELEIYKRELVKEIKIAYYKYLQSIEGIKIYEDALKLVKENERVNQSLFKNEKINRTAVLRSENEVIRIESNLQTAKQTSNNAKSYFNFLINQQLDSEIEADNQNELLPEAMVSENTQNREELAKLGLAKELNGNVSKLTQSYWFPKLSAFADVGFQDFDFEINKDSRYYFAGVALEWNIFSGNKNKYKLRQVEEDNKKISSQIDNVKQQLLLQFQVTQNNLQSALEQFKANKNQKESAKNYNDDITKLYKEGQAIYIELLDAQNQWVNAQLNTNIALFNSWIAYAELERANATFTLNQ; from the coding sequence ATGACAATCTTACTAGGGTATCATACATATTCCCAAAGTAAACTAGACGGTTATATTGAAACCGGATTAAAAAACAATGAAATCATCAAGCAGCATAATTTTGATATCAACAAAAGTCTTTATGCATTAAAAGAAGCACATTCACTTTTTTACCCAAGTGTTTCCCTAAATGCCAATTACACAAAGGCTGAAGGCGGGAGAACAATAGATATTCCTATTCGAGATATGCTTAATTCAGTGTACAGCACATTGAACCAACTGACCAATTCAAATGCTTTTCCGGCTTTACAAAATCAGTCAGTTCTCATAAATCCTGATAATTTTTACGATGCCAAAATTCACACTACTATGCCATTGCTGAATTTTGAAATCATCTACAACAAGAGAATCAAAACGCAGCAAAATTCATTACAGAAAACAGAACTCGAAATTTACAAAAGGGAGCTGGTAAAGGAAATCAAAATTGCTTACTACAAATACCTCCAGTCTATTGAGGGAATTAAAATCTATGAAGATGCTTTAAAACTGGTTAAAGAAAACGAGAGGGTAAACCAATCCTTATTCAAAAATGAGAAAATAAACCGTACGGCAGTTTTACGCAGTGAAAACGAGGTAATTCGCATAGAATCAAATCTTCAAACTGCAAAGCAGACAAGCAATAATGCAAAATCATATTTTAACTTCTTAATTAACCAGCAGCTTGATTCTGAAATAGAAGCTGATAATCAGAATGAGCTGTTGCCTGAAGCTATGGTCAGTGAGAATACCCAGAACAGGGAAGAACTAGCAAAACTTGGTCTGGCTAAAGAGCTTAATGGAAATGTAAGTAAGCTGACACAATCGTATTGGTTTCCAAAATTAAGTGCTTTTGCCGATGTCGGTTTTCAGGATTTTGATTTTGAAATAAATAAAGACTCACGCTATTATTTCGCAGGTGTTGCCTTGGAGTGGAATATTTTTTCGGGCAATAAGAACAAGTACAAACTCAGACAAGTAGAAGAAGACAATAAAAAGATAAGCTCACAAATAGACAATGTAAAACAGCAGCTGCTGCTTCAGTTTCAGGTTACGCAAAATAATCTACAATCCGCTTTGGAACAATTCAAAGCGAATAAGAATCAAAAAGAGTCTGCCAAAAATTACAATGATGATATAACCAAATTGTATAAAGAAGGTCAGGCCATCTATATTGAACTCCTGGATGCTCAAAATCAGTGGGTAAATGCCCAGCTCAATACAAATATAGCACTTTTTAATTCCTGGATTGCCTATGCAGAATTAGAAAGAGCCAATGCAACTTTTACCTTAAATCAATAA